Proteins found in one Quercus robur chromosome 2, dhQueRobu3.1, whole genome shotgun sequence genomic segment:
- the LOC126712158 gene encoding uncharacterized protein LOC126712158 isoform X3 — protein MATTRLLRTTRPLGLGLPSSTSSSSSFSVRCLNKAGFDGEKRVSENYRRKPMVAVKASVAFSKSLITAQPQVNRGLLDLASLVANVSKATVILLRIAVKQRPRKFHLQMFIERAIIDCRFFTLFAVAGTLLGSGLCFLEGCFTILEAYLQYFHTLSHKSDQGHVMQVLIEAIDMFLVGTAMLIFGMGLYVMFVGTKTMKEKGSGLSGSNFFGLFYLKSIPTWVGMQSVSQAKSKIGHAMMMILQVGVLDKLKSVPVVTGLDLACVAGAVFISSACIFLLSKLSVGSTMEDW, from the exons ATGGCAACCACTAGATTGTTACGTACGACTAGGCCATTGGGTCTTGGTCTTccttcttctacttcttcttcctcttctttctctgtGAGGTGTCTAAACAAGGCGGGGTTTGATGGAGAGAAGAGAGTTTCTGAGAATTACAGGAGGAAACCAATGGTGGCCGTGAAAGCCTCAGTGGCTTTTTCGAAGAGCTTGATTACGGCACAACCTCAAGTCAATCGGGGACTTTTGGATTTGGCTTCTTTGGTGGCAAATGTTAGCAAGGCTACGGTGATTCTATTAAGGATTGCTGTGAAACAAAGGCCACGGAAATTTCACTTGCAAATGTTCATTGAAAGG GCTATAATTGATTGTCGATTCTTTACATTATTTGCTGTTGCGGGAACTTTACTTGGTTCAGGGTTGTGTTTCCTTGAG GGTTGTTTTACCATACTAGAGGCATATCTCCAATACTTCCATACGTTGTCACATAAGTCCGATCAAGGACATGTGATGCAGGTACTTATTGAAGCCATAG ACATGTTCCTAGTAGGAACCGCCATGCTTATTTTCGGGATGGGCTTGTACGTCATGTTTGTTGGAACAAAGACAATGAAAGAAAAGGGGTCAGGGCTTTCGGGATCAAACTTCTTTGGACTCTTCTATTTGAAG TCAATACCAACATGGGTTGGGATGCAATCAGTTTCTCAAGCCAAATCAAAAATCGGCCATGCTATGATGATGATACTTCAAGTGGGAGTGTTGGACAAGCTAAAGAGTGTACCTGTGGTTACGGGGTTGGATCTTGCATGTGTTGCCGGGGCTGTTTTTATTTCTTCGGCTTGCATCTTccttctctctaaactctctg